The Gadus macrocephalus chromosome 20, ASM3116895v1 genome includes a region encoding these proteins:
- the LOC132448952 gene encoding uncharacterized protein LOC132448952, whose protein sequence is MAESLQISNAIAAVLPDLPDQVVKSVEDALKTLGAVTTDDLKYIAEGDLLPVLKPIQARRLVAAWAQKDSFTPTPAPACSPPVSLQSSLSSVTPSPTSSTATSSPSGSYRPAPNWIDNFQIPWQKLSEEILQSLERQKRPSPKLRREMIRIVVSEMIKICKNPTKHNTTEIAKRMVARYPKSLQDVIDGDVIGLGYHSLAKQLQSRVENVKRPETPKIQKRKAASDDDTDEISAEQRASVQDTYGCVNWMPKHLPLPETVESQLEKKEKMKTFEDMNYNSDVVKDLIKSTYFTQRKEINNGASIQKLSQDWPFLFKEVGMAAHFQELTGVSLIVSFLANVDKKGARLLNFFKRVDAHKHKQVLDALLKLETERGQSTGCSEEVIQMVLLLMAHFDEKEQHLFHYVEKTSLAEEVQMENVPPTPCLIVCGSSCFASETFMLSIDRKVVNDHITSFTSAICLMFGSYYCLNIHYPVDLRSTLEFLQRCFFSINPENGTKVEWNKKRKVFSVNPRVLTLISDLADHEWTFQ, encoded by the exons ATGGCTGAATCACTGCAGATAAGCAATGCCATAGCAGCAGTGCTTCCAGATCTTCCTGATCAAGTTGTCAAGTCAGTAGAAGATGCTTTGAAGACACTTGGTGCAGTAACAACAGATGATTTGAAGTACATTGCAGAGGGAGACTTGCTGCCAGTATTAAAGCCCATACAAGCCAGAAGACTGGTTGCTGCCTGGGCCCAAAAGG ACTCATTCACTCCAACTCCAGCCCCGGCATGTTCCCCTCCAGTGTCTCTCCAATCCTCTCTGTCCTCAGTCACTCCCTCACCAACATCATCCACAGCTACATCATCACCCTCAGGAAGTTATCGACCTGCGCCAAACTGGATAGACAATTTTCAGATACCATGGCAGAAGCTCTCTGAAGAGATATTACAGAGTTTGGAAAGACAGAAAAGACCAAGTCCAAAACTACGACGAGAAATGATAAGGATTGTGGTCTCTGAGATGATCAAGATTTGTAAGAATCCAACCAAACACAACACCACAGAGATAGCAAAAAGGATGGTGGCCAGGTATCCAAAGTCTCTTCAAGATGTGATTGATGGTGATGTTATTGGACTTGGATATCATTCCCTGGCAAAGCAACTCCAGTCAAGAGTTGAAAATGTCAAACGACCTGAAACACCAAAGATACAGAAACGCAAAGCAGCATCAGATGATGACACAGATGAAATATCAGCTGAACAAAGAGCCAGTGTTCAAGACACCTATGGCTGTGTCAACTGGATGCCGAAACATCTGCCACTCCCTGAGACTGTGGAGAGTCAgctagaaaaaaaagaaaaaatgaagaCATTTGAAGATATGAACTACAATTCAGATGTTGTGAAAGACTTAATCAAGTCCACATATTTCACGCAGCGTAAAGAGATCAATAATGGTGCTAGCATCCAGAAATTAAGCCAGGATTGGCCATTTTTGTTTAAGGAAGTTGGTATGGCAGCACACTTCCAGGAACTGACTGGCGTGAGTTTGATTGTGTCCTTCCTTGCCAATGTGGACAAAAAGGGGGCACGTCTCTTAAACTTCTTCAAACGTGTtgatgcacataaacacaaacaagttCTGGATGCTCTTCTTAAGCTTGAAACTGAAAGAGGCCAGTCCACTGGTTGCTCAGAAGAGGTCATACAGATGGTGCTTCTTTTAATGGCTCATTTTGATGAGAAGGAACAGCATCTGTTCCATTACGTTGAGAAGACAAGCCTTGCTGAGGAGGTTCAGATGGAGAATGTGCCACCAACACCCTGCCTTATTGTGTGTG GGTCCTCCTGCTTTGCCTCTGAGACATTTATGTTGAGCATCGACAGAAAGGTCGTCAATGACCACATCACTTCCTTCACATCTGCCATCTGCCTGATGTTTGGCAGTTACTACTGCCTGAACATACACTACCCGGTGGATCTACGGTCTACACTGGAGTTCCTCCAACG